Below is a genomic region from Gemmobacter sp. 24YEA27.
GAAGCCGCGCGACCTGACCCATTGGGGCGAAGTTGCAGCATGGGCGGAATGGAGCATCCTCTTTGCCTGTTTCTGTCTTGTTTGTCGTTTTTCAATCGGCCCCTGCCCGGACTGGATGCGCAGCAATGCAGGCCCATATCGGGGTCGCTTCACCTCACCAGAGCCACCCGAAGAGGCATGGAAGCTGCTTTACCCGCTGCCTGGCCAACTGGAACGCTACTTTTACCCTGATAGCATCGTCAGTGCCGCCCCGAGGGGAGCAGCGCCGATTTCATGCTTCAAAGAAAAGGCGATTTCCCGCATCTGGTCACGGTTCACGATTATAGGCCGGGACGGCAGATCAGCATGGAATCTCAGATTTGGGATCCCGATGGGAAAACGGCCCTCAGAACGCTCGGCGGCACATTGTTTTTTGAGGTCAGTCCCGGCCCGGATGGCGGCAGCAAGATCTCCTGGCAGGAAACCGTCCGCGGCGCATATCCGATGCTGCGCCTCGGCATGGCGCTAAGCTGCATCGCCCGCGAGGTGAATGACGGCTACGCCGCACGGGCAAACGGGCGCCCGGATCGCTCGCTGCTCACCACAGGTGTCCCGCAAATGCCGCCGCGCTGACTTTTGCGGCCTGCACCTGTTCAAAGCGGCTCGATATCGCCTTCTGCCCGTTTTGCATGGAAATCTGCGACAAAAGACGACAGCTGCCCTGCGCCGATGGCGTCCCTCAGTCCCTGCATCAGCTCCTGGTAATAATGCAGATTGTGCCAGGTCAGCAGCATCGAGGCGATGATCTCCTGCGACCGCAGCACGTGATGCAGATAGGCGCGGGAATAGCTGCGGCAGGCCGGGCAGGTGCAAGCCTCGTCCAGCGGGCGCGGGTCGTCCTGGTGGCGGGCGTTCTTGATGTTCACCTGGCCGCGACGGGTCCAGGCCTGACCGGTCCGACCCGAGCGCGAGGGCAACACGCAGTCCATCATGTCGATGCCGCGCTCGACCGCGCCGACGATATCGTCAGGCTTGCCGACCCCCATCAGGTAACGCGGCTTGTCCTGCGGCAGGAACCCGGGGGCATAGTCGAGTACGCCGAACATCGCCTCCTGCCCCTCGCCCACCGCAAGGCCGCCGACCGCATAGCCGTCAAAGCCGATCTCTGTCAGGGCTTTGGCGGATTCCTCGCGCAGATCGCGGGTAACGCCGCCCTGCATGATCCCAAAGAGCGCATGTCCGGGCCGGTCGCCAAAGGCATCGCGTGAGCGCTGCGCCCAGCGCATCGAAAGCCGCATGGATTTCGCGACCTCTTCCTCGGTCGCCGGCAGCGCCGGGCATTCGTCGAAACACATCACGATGTCGGATCCCAGCAGTTTCTGGATCTCCATCGAACGCTCGGGCGAGAGCATGTGTTTCGATCCGTCAACATGGCTGGAAAACGTCACGCCTTCCTCGGTCAGTTTCCTCAGCCCCGCGAGGCTCATGACCTGGAAGCCGCCGGAATCGGTGAGGATCGGCTTTTGCCAGTTCATGAGTTTATGCAGCCCGCCAAGCCGGTCGATCCGCTCCGCCCCGGGGCGCAGCATCAGGTGATAGGTATTTCCGAGCAGGATATCCGCCCCGGTCGCGGCAACCGAGTCCGGCATCATCGCCTTCACCGTCGCCGCCGTGCCGACCGGCATGAAAGCAGGCGTGCGGATATCGCCACGGGGCGTATGAATCACCCCCTGCCGCGCCGCGCCATCTGTCGCCTTCACCTCGAACGAGAACCGCTCCTGCATCACCATCTCCTGCCGCATCCTGAGCCCGCCTGCGGATTTTCGCCCGTCTCCGGCCCATATGGGCGGCTTCTGCCACAGTCCGGCAGGATTTGCACTTGCAGAGTCGCTTGCGGCCTGCATTATGAGAATGAACGTTCATTCACACCCTGTCCCTCCTATTGCCGCAAGAAAGCCCCTGATGGAATCCCCTGCCGCACCCGCCCCCGGTCCTGGCGCGATCCAGCCCCGCAGCGCCGGGATCCTCACCGCGATCCGCAGCACCTTTGCCGCGAAAGGCTTTGACGGCACGTCGATGAATGACCTCGCCCGCGCCGCCGGGATGAGTGTCGGTAATTTCTACCGCTATTTCCCTTCGAAAACCGCGATTGTCGAAGCGCTGGTCGCCCAGGATGTCGATGAGGTGCGCGCACAATTCGAGGCCGTGCTGGCCGCGCCCGACAAGATGGCGGCGCTGCGCGCTGGCATCGCGCAGCATCTGGAAGAGACCGGCCCGGATGACTGCCGGCTGGCAGCTGAGATCTCGGCGAGCGCGCTCCGCCAATCCGAGATTTCCACGGCCTGTCTGCGGATGGAAGAAACCGTCTGCGACATGCTGCTTGAGGTTTTCGCCGCGGTCTCCGGTCTTGCACCAGAGATCTGCCGCGCCCGTTTCAGCTCGCAGGCCCGCTTTGTGGTCCTGGTGCTGCGCGGCTATGGCCAGCGCTCTGACCTCAGCCCCGACCCGACGCTGTCCCGGCTCATCCGGCGCAGCATTGACCAGATCCTTGACGATATCCACCTCGCTCCTGCTCACGGTTGACCGATGCGCCAGCTTTTTGCGATTGCCGCCCTTGCCGCCCTGCCCGCTTTCCCGCTGCTGGCCGAAGACCAGCCGGCGCCCGGGATTGCGCTGCCGGCGATCCATGTCACCCCGGTCACGATGCAGGATCTGACCCAGCGCCTGATCGTCACCGGGCTGATCGCTGCGGTCGAAGAGGTCCAGGTACAGCCGCTGATCGAAGGTCAGCCCATCGAGGAACTGCGCGCCGATATCGGCGATTATGTCGAAACCGGCGCGGTGCTGGCGGTGCTGTCCTCATCTTCGCTCGACCTCCAGCGCGCGCAGAGCCTTGCCGGTCTGGCCCAGGCGAAGGCGGCGATTGCCCAGTCCGAGGCGCAGCAGATCGAGGCCCGCGCCGCGCGGGACGAGGCAAAACGGGTCTCTGAGCGCACTGCCAGGCTTGAGGCTCAGGGCACCGCGACTTCGGCCGCGTCCGACAGCGCGGCGGCGGCGCTCCAGGCGGCCGAAGCGCGGGTTGATCTGGCGCATGAGACCCTGGCGGCCGCAAAGGCGCAGGCCGATCTGGCGGCGGCGCAGCTTGCCAATGTCGATCTCATGCTGACCCGGACCGAGGTGAAAGCCCCCTATGGCGGGCGCATCACCGCAAGGAATGCCACCATCGGCGCGGTCGCCTCGGCGCAAGGGATGCCGATGTTCGTGCTGGAAAAAGACGGCGCGCTGGAATTGCGTGCCGATGTCCCGGAGGCCGCGCTGCCCGCCTTGCGCACGGGCCAGCCTGCCCGCCTGCGCGCCGCCGGCCTCTCCGGCCCCCTTGACGGAACAATGCGCCTGATCGAACCCGCCATCGACACCACCACCCGTCAGGGCCGCGCACGGATCAGCCTGCCGCCCGAGCCCTCGCTCAGGGCGGGCATGTTTGCCGAGGCGACGATAACGCTGGCCCAGGATCACCTCGCCGCTGTGCCGCTTTCGGCCATCAGCAGCAAAGAGGGTGGCGAAATGCTCCTGCGGGTACGGGATGGGATCGTCGAAGAGATCCCGGTCGTTGTGATGATCCGCGATCAGGGGCTTGCCGGGCTTGCTGTGGGCGATCAGCGCCCCGGAGATCTGGTCATCACCCGCGCCGGCGCCTTCATCCGCCCGGGCGAGAAGGTCAATCCGGTCACGGAAGCCTCACTCGCCGCAGCTCCGGCCCCCAAAGATCGGGCCATCCCCGATCAGGTGCAGTGAGGAATATCGGATGAATTTCTCTGCCTGGGCGATCCGCAACCCCGTCGCGCCAATCCTTGCCTTTGTCCTGCTGATGGCGCTTGGCTGGCAAAGTTTCAACAAACTGCCGATCACGCGCTTTCCCAATATCGACCTGCCGCTGGTCTCGGTCACCGTCGCCCAGGCCGGCGCCGCACCGGCAGAGCTGGAAACCCAGGTCAGCAAAGAGATCGAGGATGCCGTCGCCGGGCTGAACGGGGTAAAGAATGTCACTTCGAATATCTCGGACGGGCTTTCGACCACGCTGATCGAGTTTCGTATGGAGATCCCGACAGAAACGGCGGTCCAGGACGTCAAGGATGCGATTGACCGCATCACCGGCGATCTGCCCGCCGATGTCGAGACCCCCATCGTCACCAAGGTCGATGTCGAAGGCCAGGCGATCCAGACCTTCGCGGTTTCCTCCTCCGCCATGACCATCGAGGAATTGTCCTGGTTCACCGATGATACGCTGACCCGCGCATTGCAGGGCCGCCCGGGCGTGGGCCAGGTCAGCCGCTATGGCGGGGTCGACCGCGAGATCCGTGTCGATCTCGATCCGCTGCGCCTTGGCAGCTATGGCATCACCGCGCTGGCGGTCAGCCAGCAGCTCGCGCAGACCAATGCCGATCTCGGATCGGGCAAGACCGAATTCGGCGGTGGCGAACAGGCGATCCGCACGCTGGGGAACCAGCAGACGGTGCAGGGCCTGGCGGATGCGACCATCGCGCTGCCGAATGGCCGTTTCGTCCGCCTCGCCGATCTGGGCGAGGTCCGCGACGGTTACGGCGATCCGCAGAGCTTTGTGCGCCAGGACGGCAATCCGGTGGTGGCGCTGGCGGTCTACCGCTCGAAAGGCGCGTCCGAGGTCTCGGTCGCGGCCACTGTGGCCGAGGCGCTGACCCGGGTGCGTGCAGATCACCCGGAAGTGCAGATTTCCCTGATCGACGATCAGGTCTATTATACCCAGGGCAATTACCAGGCCGCCCTTGATACGCTGATCGAGGGCTCGATCCTTGCGGTTCTGGTCGTACTGGCTTTTCTCAGGAACTGGCGCGCGACCTTTATCGCCGCCGTCGCGCTGCCTTTGTCGGCCGTGCCGACCTTCCTCGTGATGGACATGATCGGCTTTTCGCTGAACCTTCTGTCCTTCCTCGCATTGACGCTGGCGACAGGGATCCTCGTCGATGATGCGATTGTCGAGATCGAGAATATCGCGCGGCATATGCGGATGGGGAAATCGCCCTGGCGCGCCTCGATTGATGCGGCGGATGAGATCGGCCTCGCGGTGATTTCAACCTCGGCGACGATCATCGCGGTTTTCGTGCCGGTCTCTTTCATGCCCGGCATTCCCGGACAGTACTTCATGCAATTCGGGCTGACGGTCGCGGTCGCAGTGTTCTTCTCACTGCTGGTTGCCAGGCTGATCACGCCGATGATGTCAGCCTATATCATGCGGCCGAAAGATGCCGAAGGCCAAATGGATGAGCATCGGGATGGTCCGGTGATGCGCTTCTATATGCGGCTCGTGCGGCTGAGCACCGGCCCCGCCCGCATGGGCCGCTGGCGCTTTCTCGCCCGCTACCTGACCCTGATCTTTGCCATCGTGCTGGTGACCGGCTCGGTGATCGCCATGTCGCGGATCCCCGGCAACCTCTTCCCGCCCGATGACGAAAGCCGCTTCACCATCTCGGTCGAACTGCCGCCCGGCTCGGGCCTTTCTGAAACCGACCGCATGACCGAAGCGATGCGTGCGGCCATCGCGCCGACCGAAGGCATCGAGCATATCCTCGTCACGGGCGGCGCCTCGCCTCTGGGCGACCGCGAACTGCGCCGCGCCACTATCACCGTGCTGCTGGAACGCCGCGATGTCAGCCTCCTGCGACGGCTCTCAGATGTGGCCGGCCAGCTGCCGCTGATCGGATCCTGGGCGACACTGCCGCCCTCTGACACCCGCACCCGCCCCCAGGACGTGATCGAGGCCGAAGTCCTGACCCGCCTCGCCGCGATCCCCGATATCCGCGCCTTCAAGCTCGGCGGCCCCGGAGGCCCGGGCGGCCGGCCTCTCGCCTATGACATCCTCTCGCCTGACGCAGACGCGCTGTCCAAAGCCATCGAGCAGCTGGAAAGCGCGCTGGCCGGCGAGCCGCTCCTGATGAATGTCTCGACCGAGGCCACGCTGCCGCGCCCCGAGATCCGCGTCACCCCCCGCCTTGAAGAGGCCGCGCGGCTTGGCGTCACCACCGGCGCCATTGCGGCCACCCTGCGCACCGCCACCATCGGCGATTTCGATGCGGCGCTTGCCAAGCTCTCGATCGACAACCGCCTGATCCCGATCCGGGTGCGGCTGAATGACGAGGCGCGCGGCGACCCGGACCGGCTGGCCGCGCTGAAGGTGCAGACCGCCACAGGCATTCTGGTGCCGCTGGCCTCGGTCGCCGATATCGCGATCTCGCAGGGCCCGGCGCAGATCAAACGGCTGAACCGGCTCCGGGTTGCGCAGATCGGCGCTGACCTCGCCCCCGGGATCGCGCTCGGCGATGCCACCGCCCGGTTCGAGGCACTGACCTCGGCGCTCGACCTGCCAGACGGCGTCATCCTGCGCCCCTCGGGCGATGCCGAGATCCAGGCCGAACTCCTCGACAGTTTCGCCAATGCGATGATCATGGGGCTGATGCTGGTGCTGTCGGTGCTGATCCTTCTGTTCCGCTCGGTCATCCAGCCAATCACCATCCTTGCCTCGCTGCTCCTCTCGGTCGGAGGCGTCGCCATCGCCCTGATCATCACCAATAACCCGGTCTCAATGCCGGTGCTGATCGGCATTCTGATGCTGATGGGGATTGTCACGAAAAACGCCATCCTGCTGATCGATTTCGCCATCGAGATGCGCGCGCGCGGCATGGAGCGGATCGCCGCCGTGATCGAGGCCGGCCATAAACGTGCCCGCCCTATCGTCATGACCTCGATCGCGATGTCGGCGGGGATGCTGCCTTCGGCGCTCGGTGTTGGCGAGGGCGGAACGTTCCGCGCACCGATGGCCATCGCGGTCACCGGCGGCATCATCGTCTCAACGGTCCTCAGCCTCGTGATCGTGCCGGCCTTCTACCTGATCATGGACGATATCTCGCGCCTCTTCGCCCGGATCTTCGGCCGTCTGATCGGCAGCCCGGAGCGCGAACCAGAGGCCCCCGCGCCTGAGGACCTCGCAGCCCGCATCGAGGGCCTCTCGGCAAGGCTCGAGAGCCTCACCACAGCGCCGCGCCGCAATCATGCCGCGGAATAACCCTTCCTCCTGACCGAGATACCCCCGGGGGGGCCGAAGGCCGCTTGGGGGCAGGCCCCCCACTCCCCGGCCAAACCCTTCAGACCTTGCGGCAATACAGCTCCAGCCGGTGATGGACGATCTCATAGCCCATCTCGGCGGCGATCCGGCGCTGCAATTCCTCGATCTTCTCACTGTGGAATTCGATGATCTCGCCACTGTCGAGATCGAGGATATGATCATGATGGCCCTGGGCCGCGACCTCGAACCGGGCCGAGCCGTTTTCAAACGAATGGCGATGGATCACGCCCTCGCGTTCCAGCACGGTCAGCGTGCGGTAGACCGTCGCCAAAGACACCGTGTCATCGATCACCTGCGCGCGGCGATGCAGCTCGGTCGCATCCGGGTGATCGGCGGATTCGGTCAGGACCCGGACCAGCGCCTCGCGTTGCCGGGTCACCCGCACCCCGCCATCGCGGAGCGCCTGGGTCATTCTTGCTGCCTGACTGGCCGCCTGATCGGAATGTTTTGCTTTCATGCCCGGATTTTAGCATGCACGTTCTCAGATGGGAACCGCAGTTGAGAATCCATCCACAGCTTCCTCGCCCCCCCCCCGGCGCAGAGCCGCCGCACTTGCTGCCTGAGCGCCTTGATCGCATGCAGCCACGCCGCGCGCAAAGCCGGGAGCCAGCGTCGGTGCCTGCAGCGGGCGTCCCGTTGCGACGGGATCACCTGCTCTCCCTCGCGCAGATCGTCAGCGCTCGCATCGATGCCGGCAGCCGGTCGATCACGGCACTGCCCTGAGCCGCGCCGGCAAGTCGCAGAGCAGCACGCAGA
It encodes:
- the tgt gene encoding tRNA guanosine(34) transglycosylase Tgt; the encoded protein is MQERFSFEVKATDGAARQGVIHTPRGDIRTPAFMPVGTAATVKAMMPDSVAATGADILLGNTYHLMLRPGAERIDRLGGLHKLMNWQKPILTDSGGFQVMSLAGLRKLTEEGVTFSSHVDGSKHMLSPERSMEIQKLLGSDIVMCFDECPALPATEEEVAKSMRLSMRWAQRSRDAFGDRPGHALFGIMQGGVTRDLREESAKALTEIGFDGYAVGGLAVGEGQEAMFGVLDYAPGFLPQDKPRYLMGVGKPDDIVGAVERGIDMMDCVLPSRSGRTGQAWTRRGQVNIKNARHQDDPRPLDEACTCPACRSYSRAYLHHVLRSQEIIASMLLTWHNLHYYQELMQGLRDAIGAGQLSSFVADFHAKRAEGDIEPL
- a CDS encoding TetR/AcrR family transcriptional regulator produces the protein MESPAAPAPGPGAIQPRSAGILTAIRSTFAAKGFDGTSMNDLARAAGMSVGNFYRYFPSKTAIVEALVAQDVDEVRAQFEAVLAAPDKMAALRAGIAQHLEETGPDDCRLAAEISASALRQSEISTACLRMEETVCDMLLEVFAAVSGLAPEICRARFSSQARFVVLVLRGYGQRSDLSPDPTLSRLIRRSIDQILDDIHLAPAHG
- a CDS encoding efflux RND transporter periplasmic adaptor subunit translates to MRQLFAIAALAALPAFPLLAEDQPAPGIALPAIHVTPVTMQDLTQRLIVTGLIAAVEEVQVQPLIEGQPIEELRADIGDYVETGAVLAVLSSSSLDLQRAQSLAGLAQAKAAIAQSEAQQIEARAARDEAKRVSERTARLEAQGTATSAASDSAAAALQAAEARVDLAHETLAAAKAQADLAAAQLANVDLMLTRTEVKAPYGGRITARNATIGAVASAQGMPMFVLEKDGALELRADVPEAALPALRTGQPARLRAAGLSGPLDGTMRLIEPAIDTTTRQGRARISLPPEPSLRAGMFAEATITLAQDHLAAVPLSAISSKEGGEMLLRVRDGIVEEIPVVVMIRDQGLAGLAVGDQRPGDLVITRAGAFIRPGEKVNPVTEASLAAAPAPKDRAIPDQVQ
- a CDS encoding efflux RND transporter permease subunit; the protein is MNFSAWAIRNPVAPILAFVLLMALGWQSFNKLPITRFPNIDLPLVSVTVAQAGAAPAELETQVSKEIEDAVAGLNGVKNVTSNISDGLSTTLIEFRMEIPTETAVQDVKDAIDRITGDLPADVETPIVTKVDVEGQAIQTFAVSSSAMTIEELSWFTDDTLTRALQGRPGVGQVSRYGGVDREIRVDLDPLRLGSYGITALAVSQQLAQTNADLGSGKTEFGGGEQAIRTLGNQQTVQGLADATIALPNGRFVRLADLGEVRDGYGDPQSFVRQDGNPVVALAVYRSKGASEVSVAATVAEALTRVRADHPEVQISLIDDQVYYTQGNYQAALDTLIEGSILAVLVVLAFLRNWRATFIAAVALPLSAVPTFLVMDMIGFSLNLLSFLALTLATGILVDDAIVEIENIARHMRMGKSPWRASIDAADEIGLAVISTSATIIAVFVPVSFMPGIPGQYFMQFGLTVAVAVFFSLLVARLITPMMSAYIMRPKDAEGQMDEHRDGPVMRFYMRLVRLSTGPARMGRWRFLARYLTLIFAIVLVTGSVIAMSRIPGNLFPPDDESRFTISVELPPGSGLSETDRMTEAMRAAIAPTEGIEHILVTGGASPLGDRELRRATITVLLERRDVSLLRRLSDVAGQLPLIGSWATLPPSDTRTRPQDVIEAEVLTRLAAIPDIRAFKLGGPGGPGGRPLAYDILSPDADALSKAIEQLESALAGEPLLMNVSTEATLPRPEIRVTPRLEEAARLGVTTGAIAATLRTATIGDFDAALAKLSIDNRLIPIRVRLNDEARGDPDRLAALKVQTATGILVPLASVADIAISQGPAQIKRLNRLRVAQIGADLAPGIALGDATARFEALTSALDLPDGVILRPSGDAEIQAELLDSFANAMIMGLMLVLSVLILLFRSVIQPITILASLLLSVGGVAIALIITNNPVSMPVLIGILMLMGIVTKNAILLIDFAIEMRARGMERIAAVIEAGHKRARPIVMTSIAMSAGMLPSALGVGEGGTFRAPMAIAVTGGIIVSTVLSLVIVPAFYLIMDDISRLFARIFGRLIGSPEREPEAPAPEDLAARIEGLSARLESLTTAPRRNHAAE
- a CDS encoding Fur family transcriptional regulator, with product MTQALRDGGVRVTRQREALVRVLTESADHPDATELHRRAQVIDDTVSLATVYRTLTVLEREGVIHRHSFENGSARFEVAAQGHHDHILDLDSGEIIEFHSEKIEELQRRIAAEMGYEIVHHRLELYCRKV